The following coding sequences are from one Pseudonocardia sp. HH130630-07 window:
- a CDS encoding dienelactone hydrolase family protein yields MPSSRRESITTPDGTFDAYCALPDATAAPAVLVFQEVFGVNDNIRELSDRLAAAGFLALAPDVFWRIEPHFERKDESGLSDGFAMVGRLDFGLVGADVTATMAHALSMPECDGTVGGVGFCLGGTLAYLLATEARVDGRGPDAVVSYYGSAVNGMLGSADRVECPVLFHYGANDPYISTGQIDEVEQALGGRPDVTVHRYDAGHAFANFDAPSLYDETAAALAWDRTLRFLDGRLRPS; encoded by the coding sequence ATGCCCAGCTCCCGCCGCGAATCGATCACCACACCGGACGGCACCTTCGACGCCTACTGCGCGCTGCCCGACGCCACCGCGGCCCCCGCCGTCCTGGTCTTCCAGGAGGTCTTCGGCGTCAACGACAACATCCGGGAGCTGTCCGACCGGCTCGCCGCAGCCGGGTTCCTGGCGCTCGCACCCGACGTGTTCTGGCGCATCGAGCCGCACTTCGAGCGCAAGGACGAGTCCGGGCTGTCCGACGGCTTCGCGATGGTCGGCCGGCTGGACTTCGGTCTCGTCGGGGCCGACGTCACCGCCACCATGGCGCACGCGCTGTCCATGCCGGAGTGCGACGGCACCGTCGGCGGCGTCGGGTTCTGTCTCGGCGGGACGCTCGCGTACCTGCTCGCCACCGAGGCCAGGGTGGACGGTCGCGGGCCGGACGCCGTCGTCTCCTACTACGGATCGGCGGTCAACGGCATGCTCGGCTCCGCGGACCGCGTCGAGTGCCCGGTCCTGTTCCACTACGGCGCGAACGACCCGTACATCTCCACCGGACAGATCGACGAGGTCGAGCAGGCGCTGGGCGGCCGGCCCGACGTCACGGTGCACCGCTACGACGCGGGGCACGCGTTCGCCAACTTCGACGCTCCGTCGCTGTACGACGAGACGGCCGCCGCCCTGGCCTGGGACCGGACGCTGCGCTTCCTCGACGGGCGGCTGCGCCCGTCCTGA